From Sporosarcina sp. Te-1, the proteins below share one genomic window:
- a CDS encoding glycosyltransferase: MENSAYYQNGKDIKISVVIPAHNEEKYIGKCLESISKAAKLCNKQVEIIVVLNRCSDRTEDIVKSYNCIVIENSDKNLSKIRNAGVEIAKGDIIVTIDADTQMSEHLLTKAEQNLMTGKYIGGGVTGKFERMSLGIFISTLVLIGPLFVKYGAISVGIFWCYKEDFKEINGFNENMLMAEDADFAKRLKEWGKKKGKKYGTIQNGMITSTRKFDKHGDWVLLKRPKMLLAYLKGTDQEYADEAYYENQDR; this comes from the coding sequence ATGGAGAATTCTGCATACTATCAAAATGGAAAGGATATCAAAATTTCGGTTGTAATCCCTGCCCATAATGAAGAAAAGTACATTGGAAAATGCTTAGAATCCATTTCAAAAGCAGCAAAATTATGTAATAAGCAAGTCGAGATCATTGTTGTGTTAAATCGATGTTCAGACAGAACAGAAGACATCGTAAAATCGTATAATTGTATTGTAATAGAGAATAGCGATAAAAACCTTTCTAAGATTAGGAATGCCGGTGTGGAAATAGCGAAAGGCGATATTATCGTTACAATTGATGCGGATACACAGATGAGCGAACATTTGTTGACGAAGGCAGAGCAGAACTTAATGACCGGAAAATACATTGGTGGCGGAGTTACAGGGAAATTCGAAAGAATGTCTTTAGGAATCTTCATTTCAACTTTGGTATTAATTGGACCCCTATTCGTTAAATATGGGGCTATTTCTGTGGGCATCTTTTGGTGCTATAAAGAAGACTTCAAGGAAATTAATGGATTTAATGAAAATATGCTTATGGCGGAAGATGCAGATTTTGCTAAACGGTTAAAAGAATGGGGTAAGAAGAAGGGAAAAAAATACGGGACGATCCAAAATGGGATGATAACTTCAACCAGGAAGTTTGATAAACATGGTGACTGGGTTTTACTTAAACGCCCAAAAATGCTCTTAGCTTATCTTAAAGGAACAGACCAGGAATATGCGGATGAAGCGTATTATGAAAATCAGGATAGATAA
- a CDS encoding YafY family protein, which translates to MSKSQRLIELMMTVNAKRKFTARELAEEFGVSYRTILRDLNELSAIGVPLYSEVGADGGYFILNERMLPPVMLKESEAVTLYFAFQSLQFFGSLPFKMETGYVLKKFYQHLPSVAKKRIDSMKDRIVFWNPNRVQAADCLEIILNAAVDQSALHIHYDSQKGVRERTIQPIGLYSYNGFWYCPAYCFLRKDIRLFRADRIKHAVTSEAEVQTLPYHSVMEWIELSEKEFSNSITFSVEFSKDGVRRAKSEMDLERMVKEREDGTGWIKAGIPESELNYFVDLIWNFGDEALILEPPQAITYIKDKIRKLAEQYS; encoded by the coding sequence ATGTCCAAGTCACAACGTTTAATTGAGTTAATGATGACCGTGAATGCAAAACGTAAATTTACGGCAAGGGAGCTGGCAGAGGAGTTTGGCGTTTCCTATCGTACCATTCTTCGTGATTTGAATGAATTAAGTGCAATTGGTGTGCCTCTCTATTCCGAAGTTGGTGCGGATGGCGGTTATTTTATATTAAACGAACGAATGCTGCCCCCGGTCATGTTGAAGGAATCAGAGGCGGTGACACTTTATTTTGCTTTCCAATCCCTTCAATTTTTCGGCTCCCTTCCATTTAAAATGGAAACAGGATACGTGTTAAAGAAGTTTTATCAACACTTACCCTCTGTTGCAAAAAAGAGAATTGATTCTATGAAAGATCGAATTGTTTTTTGGAATCCAAACCGTGTTCAGGCTGCAGATTGTCTTGAAATCATATTGAATGCTGCCGTTGATCAATCCGCACTTCACATCCATTATGATAGTCAAAAAGGGGTAAGGGAGCGAACGATTCAACCGATTGGTTTATATAGTTATAACGGGTTTTGGTATTGTCCGGCTTATTGCTTTTTGCGAAAAGATATTCGCCTGTTTCGTGCAGATCGAATAAAACATGCTGTTACGTCAGAAGCCGAAGTGCAAACCTTGCCTTATCATTCTGTTATGGAGTGGATAGAATTATCGGAGAAGGAGTTTTCGAATTCCATTACGTTTTCTGTAGAATTTTCAAAGGATGGCGTACGACGTGCTAAGTCAGAGATGGATTTAGAAAGAATGGTGAAAGAAAGGGAAGATGGGACGGGGTGGATAAAAGCAGGAATCCCAGAATCCGAATTGAATTATTTTGTGGATCTCATTTGGAATTTTGGAGATGAGGCACTTATATTGGAGCCTCCCCAAGCTATTACATATATCAAGGACAAAATAAGAAAGCTGGCAGAACAGTATAGCTGA